A window of Sphingobacterium sp. SRCM116780 contains these coding sequences:
- a CDS encoding ABC-three component system protein, with protein MSDSASGSISGFLFQFEKALVLLATLDNITDVVSIEQVDDVAVQTDEDLVLVTIQSKHSIAPNGTTFEDTSKSLWRTLQIWIEKLESGIFNDSTKFICSTNKKIADHSLLRRILTGSFDEVIQDIKLLLDRQKAKLQSLQSSNEDAGKSIKPIIKLIEFVLSKEDKFRVIKENLSIEDKESLMERFFIATHMTTDNYSQARKEFVYDAMYGWLLNGSKAKWLQGIKIGATFTKKDFDSKLSIVNANPAIVNAVFRKKDDLGTIDFKRLSEVKKELFVAQISDLNRKKSAKERLIENAVLDFIYHDIEMAHIVIGGDFTEPDFRAFQKACMDRWQSYVDTVIIKELEEYNDMEKNEMAIKIFDYIMHNIEVNFQEGFTFNSSNSYIRNGTFLKLSNIPEIGWHPDWELKYKKL; from the coding sequence TTGAAAAGGCTTTGGTTCTTTTAGCTACTCTCGATAATATAACGGATGTGGTTTCTATTGAGCAAGTTGACGATGTTGCTGTTCAGACTGACGAAGACCTTGTCTTGGTAACAATCCAATCAAAGCATAGTATAGCACCAAATGGAACTACATTTGAGGATACTAGTAAATCATTGTGGAGAACCTTACAAATATGGATTGAAAAGCTTGAAAGCGGTATTTTTAATGATTCGACGAAATTTATATGTTCGACCAATAAAAAAATTGCAGACCATTCTTTGCTGAGAAGAATTCTCACTGGCTCCTTTGACGAGGTAATACAAGATATTAAGTTGCTATTAGATAGGCAGAAAGCTAAGCTACAAAGTTTACAATCTTCAAACGAAGATGCAGGAAAATCAATCAAACCCATTATTAAACTTATTGAATTCGTTCTTTCAAAGGAGGATAAGTTTCGAGTTATAAAGGAAAATCTCTCTATTGAAGACAAGGAGTCTTTAATGGAAAGATTTTTTATTGCAACCCATATGACAACAGATAACTATTCCCAAGCAAGAAAAGAATTTGTATATGACGCCATGTATGGATGGTTACTCAACGGAAGTAAGGCAAAATGGCTCCAGGGAATAAAAATTGGAGCGACATTTACCAAAAAGGATTTCGATTCCAAGTTATCTATTGTAAATGCTAATCCTGCCATTGTTAATGCCGTTTTTAGAAAAAAAGATGATTTAGGAACAATTGATTTCAAGCGTCTTTCGGAAGTAAAGAAGGAATTATTCGTGGCACAGATTTCTGATCTCAATCGTAAGAAATCTGCAAAAGAAAGACTTATTGAAAATGCAGTATTGGATTTCATATATCATGATATTGAAATGGCACACATTGTAATAGGAGGAGACTTCACTGAGCCAGATTTTAGAGCGTTTCAAAAAGCCTGTATGGATAGGTGGCAAAGTTACGTAGATACGGTCATAATAAAAGAACTGGAGGAGTATAATGATATGGAGAAAAATGAGATGGCTATCAAAATTTTTGATTATATAATGCATAATATCGAAGTCAATTTTCAAGAGGGTTTTACTTTTAACTCCTCGAATAGTTATATACGTAATGGTACATTCCTAAAACTATCTAATATACCAGAAATCG